CTCTGCCCCTGCAAGCAAAGCTTTAGTTGGAATACAGCCCCAATTTAGGCAAATTCCACCTAAATGTTGCTCTTCAACAATTGCGGTTTTTAACCCGAGCTGGGCTGCACGAATTGCAGCCACATACCCACCCGGTCCCGCGCCAATCACAATTAAATCAAATTGAGCTTCTGACATGCGAGTTCTCCTACACCAAAATTAAAGCAGGGTTTTCAACAAACTGCTTAAAGCTGGCCAAGAATTTCGCCCCAACTGCACCGTCAATGACTCGGTGATCGCATGACAACGTCGCTGTAACAATCTCACGAACCACGACATTACCATTTTCGACAACAGCGCGAGATTCAGAAGCACCTAATGCCATAATTGCGCCTTGCGGTGGATTAATAATGGCATCGAACTGTTTAATGCCTAACATTCCTAAATTTGAAATGCTAAAGCTGCCTCCCTGAAATTCATCAGGTTGTAACTTGCCAGTCTTGGCACGGGTTGCTAAATCACGCATGTCATCAGAAATCTGCGCTAACGATTTTTGATTTGCGGCTTTTACAATGGGTGTAATTAAGCCGTTTGGAATCGCTACAGCTACCGAAATATCTGCTTGAGAGAACTGTAAAATTGATTGAGTCGTCTCATCAAACTGAACATTCACCTCAGGTACTTTAATCAGTGCTGCTGCCGCTGCTTTAATTAGCATGTCATTAATAGAAAGTTTGACTTGTGGAACAGTCTCATTAATCTGTTTACGTAAATTTTGCAAAGCCTCTACGTTTAGATCGACCACTAAGCGGAAATGCGGTGCATTACGTTTTGCAGCCTGTAACCGTGAAGCAATCGCTTTACGCATACCATTCATTGCGACAGTAGTGATTGTCGATTGTGGTCGAGCAGCACATTGAGCAGATTGTTCATTTACCGATGCAGGATTATTACGATAGTAAACTGCCTCAACATCTTCTTTACAGACACGACCACGAGTACCTGAAACACGGCAGTCATTTAGATTAATACCCCATTGTTTTGCTAAACGGCGTGCCACAGGTGTCGCTGAAATTCGACTATCATCAGCCGTAGATTTAACCACTTTAGCTTGAGTTTGTTGCTTAATATCTGGCCATTGACCTCCAGCAGCTTGCACAGCTTTCTGGATGTCTTGAACACTAATGCGTCCTTCACGCCCCGTACCTGTGACTTTTGCCAAGTTCACATTGTGCTTTTCTGCAAGCTTTAACGCATGCGGTGTTGTAAACAATTCATCAGATGTTTGGCCTTGTAATGACTCTGGTACAGCATAGTCACCCTTAGCTACCTTTACAGGAGCTGGAGCACTAGCTGCTGCAGTCTGTGGTTGTTCTGCTTTTTCAACAACAGGTGCAGATGTCGCCACTGCGCTTTGTTCCAAAGGTGCTTCAGGGGCCTTAACTGCTGAACCACCTAGTGAGGCAATAAACTGCTCAATTTCTGCATCAGAAATTTCACTATCAGCACATACCGCAATAAGACCGCCGACAGGTAAAGTATCCCCATCTTTTGCTAAAATTTTACGGAGCTTTCCAGCAAAAGGCGCTTCTAATACATTGACGATTTTTGTGGTTTCAATTTCACAAATTTCATCGCCCTTATTAAAGCTATCGCCTTCTTTAATCAGCCATTGGGCAATCGTGCCTTCTTCCATGGATAATCCCCATTTTGGGATCTCCAGCGTTTTAATTTCGCTCATCCTAAGCCTCCAATGTTTTTCGCACAGCTTGCTCAATACGCTCTACACTTGGAATCCATTCTTTTTCTAAAACTGGAGAGAATGGAACAGGCGTATGTGGTGGCGTGACGAGTTCAACCGGTGCTTTCAAATAGTGGAAACCTTTTTGTGCGACCAGTGCAGCAACATCATGCCCAAAGCCACAGCGTGCCGCTGATTCATCCACAATAACCACACGCCCAGTCGATGCAACAGACTCTAAAATTCCTTCTTCATCAAGAGGTGAAATTGTTCGAGGGTCTACCACTTCAACCGAAATGCCATCTTTTGCCAGTTTGTCTGCTACTTCATTAGCGCGATGTACCATTAGTCCTAAAGCAATAATGGTCACATCTGTCCCTTCACGCGTGTAATTTGCTACACCAAAAGGAATGGTATAGGCATCATCTGGAACTTCACCTTTAATGTCATAGAGCATTTTATGCTCACAGAACACCACAGGGTCGTCATCTCGAATAGCCTGAATTAATAGCCCTTTTACGTCGTATGGGCTAGATGGAACCACAACTTTTAAGCCCGGAACCGCAGCAAATACGTTATATGGCGACTGCGAATGCTGAGCTGCCGCAGAGAAACCTGCACCAATCATTCCACGTACAACCATTGGCGCTTTTGCTTTTCCACCGAACATATAACGGAATTTAGCAGCTTGGTTATAGAGCATGTCATGACACACGCCGTAGAAATCCATAAACATTAAATCAGCAACAGGACGTAAACCTGTTGCAGCAGCACCAGCAGCCATACCAATAATTGCAGACTCGGTAATTGGCGTATCAATAACACGTTCTGAACCAAATTCAGTCCATAAGCCTTTGGTCACACCAAGTACACCACCGAAGCCTTCTAGCTCGTTATCTTCGGTATTTTTACCACCATGTCCACCGCGCACATCTTCACCAACAACAAAAACTGTTGGGTCGCGGCGCATTTCTGATTCAATGGCTTCTTTAATTGCATTACGAAAACTTTTATTTGGCATCTTTACTATTCCTTTAGTAAGAGACATAGACGTCGGTAAGGAGTTGTTCTGGTTTTGGATATGCCGCAGCGCGAGCTTTAGCAACTGCATCATCAACGTTTGCCTTAGATACAACATCGATCTCATCTAATTTGGCTTCATCAATTTTGCCTTTAACTTTTTCTCTGAAAATTTTCAAAGGGTCTTTATTTTCTTTAACGAAATCGACTTCCTCTTTTGAACGAATGAGGCCTGGGTCACCTTCAAAATGTCCATAAAAACGGTTAGTAATCGTCTCAATAACACTTGGACCTTCGCCACGGCGTGCACGTTCAATGGCAGTTTGAGCCGCTTCATAAACTGCAAAGAAATCGGTACCGTCAACTTTAACGGCTGGTAAACCAAAACCTGCTGCACGACCAGCAATATCTTTGCTTCCGACTGCGTAATCATGGCCAGTACCTTCGCCAAAGCCGTTATTTTCAAAGACAAAAATCACAGGAAGTTTAAGCACAACCGCCATGTTCATTGCTTCAAAAGTAAGGCCTTGGTTTGAACCACCATCACCTGTAAAAGACAGCCCGACACCGCCAGTTTTTAAGGTTTTTGCTGTTAGTGCTGCACCAATTGCTAAAGGAGGCCCACCACCTACAATCCCGTTAGCACCAAGCATGCCTTTATCTAAATCGGCAATATGCATAGAGCCGCCTTTTCCACGGCACAGCCCATCATCTTTACCGAAAATTTCCAGCATCATGCCGTGAATGTCACAACCTTTTGCAATACAGTGTCCATGTCCACGGTGTGTTGAAGTGATATAGTCTTTGTCGGTTAGGTTTTCACAAATTCCGACTGCTACAGCCTCTTCGCCGCTATATAAGTGAATAAAACCTGGAATATCACCATTGGTATTTTCTTCGTGAAGTCGATCCTCAAATTCACGAATATCACGCATGCTTTTATATGCTGCGAGTAATTGCTCTTCCGTTAATTGCATATCCTTTTCCTTTATTATCTTGATTTTAAAAATTCAACCAAGTTTCAAGCGAAAATCTAATTCGCTATAATTAATTAAACTCAAATTTAATATTTGATCTATTAGACTAAAAAGTTTTTATTTAAAATAATTCCGATTAAATCACTAATTTCAAAAACTTAACCAGCAAAAAATAATTAAAAAAAATTTTATTATTTTCATTGGTTTGCAAAACAAACCTTTAACCAACCTTTATTATTTTAGAATATTAGCCACATCTTGTGCTTGAATTAATTTTGATTTATTAAAAAGGTTTAAATAAATCTAAAATTCAAAAAAACAGGATTTTAAGTAAGTTTTAAATAAAATGGAATTAATAATATGGATTTTAAGAGAGAAGTGAAAACTGGTATTAAATTACGGGGAGCGGATAAAGTCGCTCGTATTCCTATTAAAATTTTACCAACAGAAGAGTTGCCGACTAAACCAGACTGGATTAGAGCAAAAATAACCGATTTTGAAGAAATCAAACGCATAAAAAATTTACTGCGCCAACAAAAATTACATAGTGTTTGTGAAGAGGCAGCATGCCCCAATCTACCCGAATGTTTTGGTGGAGGTACGGCAACATTTATGATTATGGGAGATATCTGTACTAGACGTTGCCCTTTTTGTGATGTCGCTCATGGTCGCCCAAAACCGCTAGACGAAGATGAACCTACGCATCTGGCAGAAACAGTCGCAAACCTAAAATTAAGATATGTCGTGATTACCTCTGTAGACCGTGATGATCTACACGATGGTGGTGCTGCACATTTTGTAAAGTGTATTGAAGAAATCAGAAAACGCTGCCCAGAAACACTGATTGAGATTTTAGTACCAGATTTTCGTGGTCGTTTAGAAACAGCTCTTTCAACTTTGAGCTTATCTCCACCTGATGTTTTTAATCACAATATTGAGACGGTTCCTCGTTTATATAAAGCGATGCGCCCAGGCTCAGACTATCAACACTCACTAGAGTTACTAAAACGCTTTAAAGCATATTGTCCTGATATCAAAACCAAGTCTGGTTTAATGGTTGGATTAGGAGAAATTGAAGCGGAAGTGCTTGCCCTACTCAATGACTTAAAAGATTATCAAGTAGACCTTGTTACCATTGGACAGTACTTACAGCCTTCAAAATCACATGCACCTATTCATCGTTTTGTAAGTTTACAAGAATTTGAAAGATACACACGACATGGTAAGCGATTAGGTTTTAAAAATATTTGGAGTGCACCTATGGTTCGTTCTAGCTATTTTGCTGATCGACAATATTTTGGAGAATCTGTACCCAAGCCTTTTAGTCGACAAGATGTCTTATCTTAATGGTCATGTAATTAACAAAACTTATCCAATAGGCTAATGGTCAAGACTCATAAAAGTATTTAAGGTAAGGAGATAACGAGGAAATAGTCAAAATAAAAAAGTTATAACAGTTGAGCGGCTACGGATACGCCATTTCAATGATAAAGGAATTTCGATATGGATATGTCAAAACAATTATCATCACCTTTTTTAGATACTACACCGCCATTATTCCGGCCAGAAAAATCATCTCACTCGAAACAATTAGGGAAAAAACCTCCAGTTGACCTAGATGCGGCTCCGTTATTTGACCTAACTGAAGAATGGGAACATTCATTATTTGGTCGTTCGATTCACGAGTGTCATCGGAATCTAATGCATATTGCCGAAGATGCCGATATGGCAATTGGTGTGACCGACCCACATGGCACTCTACTTTGGACATGGAGTAGTACACCTATGCGTTCATCGGCAGAGCAAGTCCACTTTGTTGAAGGTGGTCAGTGGTCTACTCAGGCAGTGGGACAAAATGCAATTGGTTTAGCATTAAATACTCATTCAGCTAACTGCGTTTACTCACACGAAAACCAAATGAATAGTGTAAGAGACTGGGTCTGTTATGCAGCACCGATTACCGATTCACACACTGGCCAATTTTATGGGATTATGAATTTATCGACTAAATATCAAAAGCATAATTCTCTTGGTCTTTTAGCTGTTGAAAGATGTGCTGATATTGTGAAGCAAGCAATTCAGCTTCATCAGAAAAATATTTTATATATTAAAGCCTTCGGCACACCTAAAGTTCAATATAACCAGCACAGCCTGACATTGACTCAACGTCAGATTGAAATTTTATGCATTCTGACACTTTGTCCTGAGGGAATTAACCTTGAAGAGCTTCACTATGCTTTATATGGCGATCGGCCAGTAAGTACCACAACTTTAAAAGCGGAACTTTCTCAACTCAGAAACCTAATACCGGATGTCATCGAGTCTCGCCCTTATAGACTTAACTGTGAAATTCAATGTGATTTCTTAATGGCAGAGCAAGCATTAAACCTAGGCTTCACATCGACTACCCTTACTCTCTATAGGGGAAATTTTTTAGCTAAATCAGAAAGTCCATTTTTGTGTGCATGGAGAGATTGCTTTGATGCTCGCTTGAGTCATGTGATTTATCAGATTGAAGATGTTGATCAACTATTACGAGTGGTCAGTCGTGTACCAGATCGTGTAGATGCTGTTGAGCGTTTGCTTGAATTATTACCTGAAGACACGCCTTATCGAACTAAACTTTTAAAACTACTCGAATAAAATAAAAGGGAGAATATCTATACAATATTCTCCCTTTTTCTAAAGTGAGATCAAGCAGAGGCTTGAAGCTGTACCTTATAGCAATCGTCTAAAGCTAATTCATAATAACGCAGCCCTTCTTCAGCAGCATGAAATGCTTTTTGCTGCCAATCTGGACGATCATTACATAAGCGCTTAATCAGCTCCATGGCTTCATAAGGGTGAAGATCATCATAGTGAGCATGCGCACGTAACCAAGCCAAAGAACGCTTATCGATCATTACTTCAGGATGATCAGTATAAGTATGAATACCTTTATAGACCTGAATGGACCAATCTCCCGTTGCCCATTCAATTGCCAGATTTGTTGCAGCGAGGCATTCTGCCAAATTACCGCGATGACTCATATTCCATAAAAAATGGTTCACCGCATTCATCGCAGCTGGCGGCCGCACGCTATCAAGCTGGTCTACAGTTAAACCAAAACCTCCTGCCCAATCGCGATACCATTTTAAGTGTCGCTCTTCTACCTTAATATTTTGGATTAACCAATCTCGTGCTTCTGTAACACCAGGTTCAGAAAAACCCGTTGCTTTGCCCAACGCCCCAGCCATATATGACGGGAAATGCGCGACTAATGGATAGAAATTAAGTAAAGCATAACGGAAACTATTTAGGCTCAATCCCCCATTGGCCATTTCCGAAAAAAACGGATGTTTACTCACCCGTTCTTTCGCTGGTAGCAGATCATCCCAGAACTGCTGTGACCATCCATTATGCGGTGTAATTTCTAAATGCATTCCATATTGATTTAGAGCAGTCATTGCTAATTTTCCTATTTATATGACAGCAATCATCTGTATTTCACGTTACAAGTCTATCCGAAAATGATAAAGATACAATCGTTAATCGACCATTTGTAACTTTTTTCGATGGATTGTGACTCTTTAGATAATTGTTACGCTAATCATTGAAATGTCGTGATTTTTATCACATTTAACTCAGATAAAAATCATTACTTTTTTAAAAAAACTGTATTATTATTTTGAATAAATCACACATTATATAATCAGTATTTTTAGATGGAACTTTACCAAAAATAAGTCTCATTTTATGACAACTTCCAATATAGAGAGCATTAATTATGAAGTTGCAGGGTTCCAATATATTGGGACAGGAACAAATAGATTTATTAACCACACGAGGATTAAACTTCGTATGGTTTCCAAAGCAGCTTGAAACGATTTATCGTTTTCAATACCAAAACGGTGCTGCCTATGAGTTCCGCTATAGAGCGCCTATTATTTTAATATTATATATATTTTTAAGCTTTGGTATATATCAAGTTTTACCAACTGAACAAGTTTTACCCTGGTTTAGTTATTATTCTTGGGTTGGTGTAATTATTTTTCTTGCGTGGATTTTATCGTTTATTAAAAAATTAAATCAGTACTTTGATTATTATGTAGGTGTCGGTTCAGCTTTAGCTGTGGCGATTACTTTTATTTTAATTAACGTCATTGAAAATGGCCAAGATAATGTTCTTTTTCATGCAGCGATGATGTATGCGATTGTGATTATCTATGGTGCAGTAGGTATGCGTTTTTATACCGCCATATTTGCTGGATGGGTCGGAGGACTTGTTGGAATTTTGGCAACCAATTACTTAAATGGAGTGATCGACTGGACCTTCCTGAACCGGACTTATACCTTCAGTAGTTTTTTGGGAATGACCCTTGCCTATGCAACTGACCGCCAACATCGAGAAAACTACTTACAAAACTGTATGATTGAGCTGAATCGTATTGAACTGATGCAGCAAGCACAGCAATTATCTTTACTTTCCCAGCAAGATGCACTTACAGGCTTAGCCAATCGACGCTATTTGGATGAAACACTAGATAATGAATGGCGACGTGCTTTACGACACGAAACGCCCCTGACCATCATGATGGTCGATATTGATTACTTTAAATCTTACAATGACACGTTAGGGCATCTAAAAGGTGATGAGTGCTTAAAAGAAATCGCAATTGCTATTTCTTCTATTGCTGCTCGTAGTGGTGATTTAGTGGCTCGTTATGGCGGCGAAGAATTTTTATTGTTATTCCCAATGACAAATGCACAGCAAGCTTTGATCCAAGTTGAACGTTTAATGAGTGCGATTGATAAAATTGCAATTAAGCACCCATGTAGTGATGTTTCACCACATGTCACCATTAGTGTTGGAGTCGCAACCACCATTCCACGTCTAAACGATTCAATTTCGGCTTTTGTAGCGCGTGCTGACCATGCTTTGTATAAAGCAAAAACGAATGGGCGTAATCAATATAAGATTGCTGTAAACGAAGAACAAATTGTAGATTTAACTTAAAAGTCAGACTTCTGTTCAAAATGAATTTTGACCAACGATTATCTCTCTTAGCTTTTTATAGCTCCTTTTTCAATTAAAATGAATAGACATATACAATTAGCTTTTCCATCCGTGGTAAAGCTAAAATATAATTTAGAAGCAATAGTATAAAAGACCAATTTTATTTAAGTTTAAACCAATCGTTAAAAACAACTTATATAAACTTAATAAATTCAGCGACCTTCCACACATTAATATCCTATTTTTAGATAATAAGAATTACAGGATTTAGTCAGTATAATATAGAAAAATTCCACTTTATTAGAACCCACCTTTCAGCTTCTTCCAAAATTTAATTAAAAAATAGAATAATGAATTTTGTTCTATTCTTTGCGGTACAGTAGAAATGGATTCAGCGGAAAATGGTAACATCGAAACAATATTCTCATGTATTGTTTCATAATTTGGATAAGCTTCTTTTTTTATTATTTCTATAATTTTTTGGATTTCATCAATAGATAAATTTAAAAATCTCTTAATTTCTTGGGCTGTTTTTGACTCAATAGACAATAAAGCACAAACTCTAGTGACATTAACAATCTGCTCTGCATGAATATTTTTAAAGTCTGGATAACAAACAAGCTTATAAATAATTTTTGTCTCTAAATTTTCTTTAGACACTTTATTCTCGTTACTTATTATACGTTCCTGATGACTTGTTTTGAAATATTCGTTCTTCTCAATATCTTGTAAAATATTGAGAAGCTCCTGATATCTTAATGGCCTCTTCAAACCATACTGATACCCTTTTAAAAGCTCAGGATTATTACTTAATACGATCTTAATTTTTTTAGGAATAAGTATGTTCGTATAACCGCTATCTAAATCAATAATATGTATATCTGGATTTTCATCACTATATGTCCAATTCCCTAAAAGATGAGATGACAAAGATAAATCATGAATAACTTTTATCATTGCCTCTAGATTTTTAGGCAACAGCCTATCCTTTGACATACAGCCAACTCTATATGTGCACTGATTCATTGATATTTCCCCAATTTCAATGATGACTTTAAAAATTATTTGTTTAAAGTAATAAAAAATTAAATATGTAATAAACTTATATAAAGGCAATTTGAGTAAAATTACCTTTAACAGATAAATATAAATATTTGGGTGCAGTAAAATTAACAATATTTAATTGCCAATATCTACAGATGAATATACTCAAAATAAATCGCAGAATATTATATTTATATAAATATTATAAGACAAGACAATAATTTAAAATTTAATCAAACTTCAGTATAATAAAAACTTAAAACCC
This region of Acinetobacter sp. XS-4 genomic DNA includes:
- a CDS encoding 2-oxo acid dehydrogenase subunit E2, producing MSEIKTLEIPKWGLSMEEGTIAQWLIKEGDSFNKGDEICEIETTKIVNVLEAPFAGKLRKILAKDGDTLPVGGLIAVCADSEISDAEIEQFIASLGGSAVKAPEAPLEQSAVATSAPVVEKAEQPQTAAASAPAPVKVAKGDYAVPESLQGQTSDELFTTPHALKLAEKHNVNLAKVTGTGREGRISVQDIQKAVQAAGGQWPDIKQQTQAKVVKSTADDSRISATPVARRLAKQWGINLNDCRVSGTRGRVCKEDVEAVYYRNNPASVNEQSAQCAARPQSTITTVAMNGMRKAIASRLQAAKRNAPHFRLVVDLNVEALQNLRKQINETVPQVKLSINDMLIKAAAAALIKVPEVNVQFDETTQSILQFSQADISVAVAIPNGLITPIVKAANQKSLAQISDDMRDLATRAKTGKLQPDEFQGGSFSISNLGMLGIKQFDAIINPPQGAIMALGASESRAVVENGNVVVREIVTATLSCDHRVIDGAVGAKFLASFKQFVENPALILV
- a CDS encoding iron-containing redox enzyme family protein; this translates as MTALNQYGMHLEITPHNGWSQQFWDDLLPAKERVSKHPFFSEMANGGLSLNSFRYALLNFYPLVAHFPSYMAGALGKATGFSEPGVTEARDWLIQNIKVEERHLKWYRDWAGGFGLTVDQLDSVRPPAAMNAVNHFLWNMSHRGNLAECLAATNLAIEWATGDWSIQVYKGIHTYTDHPEVMIDKRSLAWLRAHAHYDDLHPYEAMELIKRLCNDRPDWQQKAFHAAEEGLRYYELALDDCYKVQLQASA
- a CDS encoding alpha-ketoacid dehydrogenase subunit beta; its protein translation is MPNKSFRNAIKEAIESEMRRDPTVFVVGEDVRGGHGGKNTEDNELEGFGGVLGVTKGLWTEFGSERVIDTPITESAIIGMAAGAAATGLRPVADLMFMDFYGVCHDMLYNQAAKFRYMFGGKAKAPMVVRGMIGAGFSAAAQHSQSPYNVFAAVPGLKVVVPSSPYDVKGLLIQAIRDDDPVVFCEHKMLYDIKGEVPDDAYTIPFGVANYTREGTDVTIIALGLMVHRANEVADKLAKDGISVEVVDPRTISPLDEEGILESVASTGRVVIVDESAARCGFGHDVAALVAQKGFHYLKAPVELVTPPHTPVPFSPVLEKEWIPSVERIEQAVRKTLEA
- the lipA gene encoding lipoyl synthase; this translates as MDFKREVKTGIKLRGADKVARIPIKILPTEELPTKPDWIRAKITDFEEIKRIKNLLRQQKLHSVCEEAACPNLPECFGGGTATFMIMGDICTRRCPFCDVAHGRPKPLDEDEPTHLAETVANLKLRYVVITSVDRDDLHDGGAAHFVKCIEEIRKRCPETLIEILVPDFRGRLETALSTLSLSPPDVFNHNIETVPRLYKAMRPGSDYQHSLELLKRFKAYCPDIKTKSGLMVGLGEIEAEVLALLNDLKDYQVDLVTIGQYLQPSKSHAPIHRFVSLQEFERYTRHGKRLGFKNIWSAPMVRSSYFADRQYFGESVPKPFSRQDVLS
- a CDS encoding thiamine pyrophosphate-dependent dehydrogenase E1 component subunit alpha, with the protein product MQLTEEQLLAAYKSMRDIREFEDRLHEENTNGDIPGFIHLYSGEEAVAVGICENLTDKDYITSTHRGHGHCIAKGCDIHGMMLEIFGKDDGLCRGKGGSMHIADLDKGMLGANGIVGGGPPLAIGAALTAKTLKTGGVGLSFTGDGGSNQGLTFEAMNMAVVLKLPVIFVFENNGFGEGTGHDYAVGSKDIAGRAAGFGLPAVKVDGTDFFAVYEAAQTAIERARRGEGPSVIETITNRFYGHFEGDPGLIRSKEEVDFVKENKDPLKIFREKVKGKIDEAKLDEIDVVSKANVDDAVAKARAAAYPKPEQLLTDVYVSY
- a CDS encoding transcriptional regulator yields the protein MDMSKQLSSPFLDTTPPLFRPEKSSHSKQLGKKPPVDLDAAPLFDLTEEWEHSLFGRSIHECHRNLMHIAEDADMAIGVTDPHGTLLWTWSSTPMRSSAEQVHFVEGGQWSTQAVGQNAIGLALNTHSANCVYSHENQMNSVRDWVCYAAPITDSHTGQFYGIMNLSTKYQKHNSLGLLAVERCADIVKQAIQLHQKNILYIKAFGTPKVQYNQHSLTLTQRQIEILCILTLCPEGINLEELHYALYGDRPVSTTTLKAELSQLRNLIPDVIESRPYRLNCEIQCDFLMAEQALNLGFTSTTLTLYRGNFLAKSESPFLCAWRDCFDARLSHVIYQIEDVDQLLRVVSRVPDRVDAVERLLELLPEDTPYRTKLLKLLE
- a CDS encoding GGDEF domain-containing protein, with translation MKLQGSNILGQEQIDLLTTRGLNFVWFPKQLETIYRFQYQNGAAYEFRYRAPIILILYIFLSFGIYQVLPTEQVLPWFSYYSWVGVIIFLAWILSFIKKLNQYFDYYVGVGSALAVAITFILINVIENGQDNVLFHAAMMYAIVIIYGAVGMRFYTAIFAGWVGGLVGILATNYLNGVIDWTFLNRTYTFSSFLGMTLAYATDRQHRENYLQNCMIELNRIELMQQAQQLSLLSQQDALTGLANRRYLDETLDNEWRRALRHETPLTIMMVDIDYFKSYNDTLGHLKGDECLKEIAIAISSIAARSGDLVARYGGEEFLLLFPMTNAQQALIQVERLMSAIDKIAIKHPCSDVSPHVTISVGVATTIPRLNDSISAFVARADHALYKAKTNGRNQYKIAVNEEQIVDLT